Proteins co-encoded in one Epinephelus moara isolate mb chromosome 11, YSFRI_EMoa_1.0, whole genome shotgun sequence genomic window:
- the fam168b gene encoding myelin-associated neurite-outgrowth inhibitor: MNPVYSPAPTGVPFTNTKGIGYPAGFPVGYAAAAPAYTPNIYAGANAAFSSGYAPGTPFKMSCSPNTGTVPPYSSSPSPYPAAVYPVRSTYPQQNPYAQALIPSQQQGTYYTQPLYAAPPHVIHHTTVVQPNGMPAAMYAPPMPPPRHNSVAMGMVAGTTMAMSAGTLLTTPSPASVAPHQVTMPTYRPPGTPSYSYVPPQW; the protein is encoded by the exons ATGAATCCCGTGTACAGCCCTGCACCAACAGGGGTCCCCTTTACCAACACTAAGGGTATAGGCTACCCAG CTGGATTCCCTGTTGGCTACGCAGCAGCTGCTCCAGCATACACTCCTAACATCTATGCAGGAGCGAACGCAGCCTTCTCCAGTG GCTATGCTCCAGGGACTCCTTTCAAAATGTCCTGCTCTCCCAACACTGGGACTGTCCCGCCGTACTCCTCCTCACCCAGCCCCTACCCTGCTGCTGTGTACCCGGTCAGGAGCACCTACCCCCAACAGAACCCCTATGCACAG GCACTAATACCTTCACAACAACAAGGCACTTACTACACACAGCCGCTGTATGCTGCACCGCCTCATGTTATCCATCACACTACAGTGGTCCAGCCCAATGGGATGCCTGCAGCCATGTATGCCCCGCCTATGCCTCCTCCCCGCCACAACAGTGTCGCCATGGGGATGGTAGCCGGCACCACTATGGCCATGTCAGCTG GAACTTTGTTGACGACTCCATCACCAGCGTCTGTTGCCCCCCACCAAGTCACGATGCCCACGTATCGACCTCCTGGCACACCCAGCTACAGCTATGTCCCCCCACAGTGGTGA